A stretch of Aphelocoma coerulescens isolate FSJ_1873_10779 chromosome 1A, UR_Acoe_1.0, whole genome shotgun sequence DNA encodes these proteins:
- the MGAT4C gene encoding alpha-1,3-mannosyl-glycoprotein 4-beta-N-acetylglucosaminyltransferase C encodes MQFFTRHNLKYFDKMRCLRKRSAVSFLGVLVVCLLFMNLYIEDGYVLEGDKQIIRETATHQLNPERYVHSFKDLSNFSGSINISYRYLAGTPLPRRRYLTIGLSSVKRKKGNYLLETIKSIFEQSSYEELKEIAVVVQLADFDSAWCEGMVQDISQKFAHHIIAGRLIVIHVPEDYYPVLDGLKRNYNDPEDRVKFRSKQNVDYAFLLNFCANLSDYYVMLEDDVRCSKNFLTAVKKVVTSREGSYWVTLEFSKLGYIGKLYHSHDLPRLAHFLLMFYQEMPCDWLLIHFRGLLAQKEVIRFKPSLFQHMGYYSSYKGAENKLKDDDFEEESFDIPDNPPANLHTNMNVFENYEASKAYSSIDEYFWGKAPSTGDFYGIVFEKPIKISKIKVVTGTEDRQNDILHHGALEVGEKIVGSKKGRQCTTYLRLGEFKNGNFEITDVEHKVLFDINCMRILVTKSQKEWLIIRSISVWTSQTPNQ; translated from the exons ATGCAGTTCTTCACGAGACACaacttgaaatattttgataaaatGAGATGCTTGCGGAAACGATCAGCAGTGTCGTTCTTAGGAGTCCTTGTTGTTTGCTTGCTGTTCATGAACTTATACATTGAAGATGGTTATGTTTTG GAAGGGGACAAGCAAATAATCAGAGAAACAGCCACACACCAGCTCAACCCAGAGCGTTATGTTCACAGTTTTAAAGATTTGTCTAATTTCTCAGGATCTATAAACATTTCCTATCGCTACCTAGCTGGCACACCTTTGCCAAGGAGAA GGTATCTTACAATTGGACTATCCTCTGTAAAACggaaaaagggaaattactTGCTTGAGACCATCAAGTCCATATTTGAGCAGTCAAGCTATGAGGAACTCAAAGAAATTGCAGTGGTAGTACAGCTGGCAGATTTTGACTCAGCCTGGTGTGAAGGGATGGTCCAGGATATTTCACAGAAGTTTGCACATCATATAATTGCGGGCAGATTAATCGTTATTCATGTCCCTGAGGATTACTATCCTGTACTGGATGGCCTTAAGAGAAATTACAATGACCCAGAGGACCGTGTGAAGTTTCGATCGAAACAAAATGTAGATTATGCTTTCCTTCTAAACTTTTGTGCTAATCTTTCTGACTATTACGTGATGCTAGAAGACGACGTTCGCTGCTCAAAGAATTTTTTGACTGCTGTTAAGAAAGTAGTTACCTCACGAGAAGGATCCTACTGGGTGACTTTGGAATTTTCCAAGCTGGGGTACATTGGAAAGCTTTACCATTCTCATGACCTACCACGCCTGGCACATTTTCTGTTGATGTTTTACCAAGAAATGCCTTGCGATTGGCTGCTCATCCACTTTCGTGGGCTGTTAGCTCAAAAGGAAGTGATACGTTTTAAGCCATCTCTGTTCCAGCACATGGGGTACTACTCATCTTacaaaggagctgaaaacaaGTTAAAGGATGATGATTTTGAAGAGGAATCATTTGATATTCCTGACAACCCACCTGCAAACTTGCACACCAATATGAATGTATTTGAAAACTATGAGGCAAGCAAGGCTTACAGCAGCATTGATGAGTACTTCTGGGGCAAAGCTCCTTCTACTGGAGACTTCTATGGGATTGTATTTGAAAAGCCCATTAAAATCAGTAAAATTAAAGTTGTCACTGGAACTGAAGATCGGCAAAATGACATTTTACATCATGGGGCCCTGGAAGTAGGTGAAAAGATTGTAGGCAGTAAAAAAGGGAGACAATGTACTACTTACTTGAGACTAGGGGAGttcaaaaatgggaattttgaaaTAACAGATGTAGAGCACAAAGTTCTGTTTGATATTAACTGCATGAGAATACTTGTTACTAAAAGTCAAAAAGAATGGCTGATCATTAGGAGCATTAGTGTCTGGACTTCTCAAACACCAAATCAATAA